The following proteins are encoded in a genomic region of Amphiura filiformis chromosome 11, Afil_fr2py, whole genome shotgun sequence:
- the LOC140163578 gene encoding uncharacterized protein, whose amino-acid sequence MAKKSTYDLLPIPANLSVWYEDKTDCCNACGKKGTLQHILSACTPALASGMYTWRHNNILRVILEAVKLQVDRNNVSQAPTNTKRYISFVKEGSQCRSYERSSILSSANDWRIRADQDGKGGFPREIVITTLRPDIVIWSEPEKEGIIGELTVPWEDNIDEAHERKLTKYSELRAECKDRGWKASCYPFEVGCRGFVVHSLQKWLRDLGANRRELKSVSRAASEAAESGSSWVWSKYIKRSR is encoded by the exons atggccaaaaa GTCAACATATGATCTATTACCAATACCAGCCAACCTGAGCGTCTGGTATGAGGATAAGACGGATTGTTGCAATGCGTGTGGAAAGAAGGGTACTTTGCAGCATATTCTGAGTGCATGTACACCTGCTCTTGCGAGTGGTATGTACACCTGGAGGCACAATAACATCCTCAGAGTGATATTGGAGGCAGTCAAGCTGCAAGTTGATCGAAATAATGTTTCACAAGCTCCAACCAACACCAAGCGCTACATATCATTTGTGAAGGAGGGCTCTCAGTGCAGGTCATATGAAAGATCGAGCATCCTTTCTTCAGCAAACGACTGGCGCATTAGGGCTGATCAGGATGGCAAAGGAGGTTTTCCAAGAGAGATAGTGATCACCACACTGCGTCCAGATATTGTCATATGGTCAGAGCCTGAAAAAGAAGGGATCATTGGAGAGCTGACTGTCCCATGGGAAGACAACATTGATGAAGCTCATGAGAGAAAATTGACCAAGTATTCAGAATTGAGAGCAGAATGCAAGGATAGAGGTTGGAAGGCTTCTTGCTACCCCTTTGAAGTCGGCTGCCGTGGTTTTGTTGTACACTCTTTGCAGAAGTGGCTGCGAGATCTAGGTGCCAACAGAAGAGAGCTAAAGTCAGTTAGCAGGGCAGCGTCAGAGGCTGCAGAATCAGGATCGTCGTGGGTGTGGTCCAAGTACATTAAGAGGAGTAGATAA